A genomic stretch from Pirellulales bacterium includes:
- a CDS encoding DUF2585 family protein: MSEQSSAKSGENVEKQPTTQPAGLRAWLWPGLALVVILLAAGYLLHHNGRSWWCACGEPFLWSGQIQSSHNSQHLFDPYSFTHMLHGVVFYWLLAWSVPRLPTTWRFVCAMTLEAAWELLENSAMVIERYRTATISLGYQGDSIANSLGDVISCGSGFALASYLGLTGSLILFAVTELTLVFWIRDSLILSTLMLVHPIEALKSWQQGT, from the coding sequence ATGTCAGAGCAGTCCTCAGCGAAGTCTGGCGAGAACGTCGAAAAGCAACCGACCACGCAACCCGCGGGCTTGCGCGCCTGGTTGTGGCCAGGGCTGGCGCTGGTCGTGATCCTGCTTGCCGCCGGCTACCTGCTGCACCACAACGGGCGGTCTTGGTGGTGCGCGTGTGGAGAGCCGTTCCTCTGGTCGGGACAGATCCAGAGCTCGCACAACTCGCAGCATTTATTCGATCCGTACAGCTTTACCCACATGCTGCACGGCGTCGTCTTCTATTGGCTGTTGGCCTGGAGCGTTCCCCGGCTGCCGACCACATGGCGTTTTGTCTGCGCAATGACGCTGGAAGCCGCGTGGGAGTTGCTGGAGAACTCGGCGATGGTGATCGAGCGTTATCGCACCGCCACCATTTCGCTCGGCTACCAGGGAGACTCGATCGCGAATTCGCTGGGCGACGTCATTAGCTGTGGCAGCGGATTTGCTTTGGCGTCGTATCTCGGACTGACAGGTTCGTTGATCTTGTTCGCTGTCACGGAACTGACGCTCGTCTTCTGGATCCGCGATAGCCTGATCCTCAGCACCCTGATGCTGGTCCACCCGATCGAGGCCCTGAAGAGCTGGCAGCAGGGAACCTAG